The Vicia villosa cultivar HV-30 ecotype Madison, WI linkage group LG1, Vvil1.0, whole genome shotgun sequence genome includes a region encoding these proteins:
- the LOC131621810 gene encoding non-specific lipid transfer protein GPI-anchored 14-like, producing the protein MLHHNTNSMVHFLLLASMIIGIGMSDSSKDKQECTEQLASLATCLPYVEGEGKTPATDCCDGLKTLLKTNEKCLCLIIKDRNDPDLGGIVINVTLALNLPKVCNAPANVSRCPELLHMDPKSAEAQVFYQLKNGSTNIGPSAAPSPSDGASTHANSTTEKSDAFSKEKNLFGLQVLAVGISVWFLLGSTDGNIFKIPM; encoded by the exons ATGCTTCACCACAACACAAACTCCATGGTTCATTTCTTGCTTCTAGCATCAATGATAATTGGAATTGGAATGTCAGATTCATCGAAAGACAAACAAGAATGCACAGAACAATTGGCAAGTCTAGCAACATGTCTCCCTTATGTTGAAGGTGAAGGAAAAACTCCAGCAACAGATTGTTGTGATGGTCTCAAGACACTCCTTAAGACAAACGAAAAGTGTTTGTGTTTAATTATCAAAGACCGTAATGATCCTGATTTGGGTGGTATAGTTATTAATGTCACTTTGGCTTTGAATCTTCCTAAAGTTTGTAATGCCCCTGCCAATGTCTCTAGATGTCCCG AGTTGCTGCACATGGATCCAAAATCAGCAGAGGCTCAAGTTTTTTATCAATTGAAAAATGGCTCCACAAATATTGGCCCTAGTGCTGCACCTAGTCCTTCAGATGGAGCAAGCACTCATGCAAACAGTACTACAGAAAAGAGTGACGCATTCAGCAAAGAGAAGAACTTGTTCGGATTACAAGTTTTGGCCGTGGGGATTTCGGTTTGGTTTTTATTGGGCTCTACAGATGGAAATATTTTTAAGATACCAATGTGA